A region from the Bactrocera dorsalis isolate Fly_Bdor chromosome 1, ASM2337382v1, whole genome shotgun sequence genome encodes:
- the LOC125778607 gene encoding piggyBac transposable element-derived protein 4-like produces MNNRKKSARNMREDDILAIINSSDSDVSDFSASDSEYIPDSENEVDESPSEDDEVTDIDNAIVLSSESSNLPVVWGEPSVLFRPRFSITEDVEPILLAQISRNATEFEVFKCIFPESLFIFIAQCTNERLSILKKQKSYNIAPTDASEIKILLGITLIMGYNQLPEISDYWSQNESMGNEYIKKAMSRTRFQTLMSKLYFNFPEKPEAASKLYYIEEVTNCLKYTFVKTRTDSLRQSIDESMAKFKGRSSLKQYLPMKPTKRGIKIWQRCDSKTGYTYDFNIYAGKEECSTLSGTLGERVVFKLCKTIRNPDTVLVFDRFFTSYNLMKTLPFACVGTCIQNRKNLPTISDRLKKGECKFCISETGIMVAKWQDSREVIVMSNCHSPTMSVVFRKQKDGSRVVTNCPKALAFYNENMGGVDISDQKVKTYEQNRKSSKWWRKVFFKLLMTSIVNAHIVYQENIHKKFQLKNFIVPLAEQLIAQGRVGTKVKRTSTTKGPRLKGQKKC; encoded by the coding sequence atgaataatagaaaaaaatctgcCAGAAATATGAGGGAAGACGACATTTTGGCGATTATCAATTCCAGCGACTCTGACGTAAGTGATTTTAGTGCTTCTGACTCAGAGTATATTCCGGATTCCGAGAACGAAGTAGACGAGTCTCCGAGCGAGGATGATGAAGTAACGGATATTGATAATGCAATAGTGTTATCCAGTGAAAGTTCCAATCTTCCAGTAGTATGGGGAGAACCATCAGTTTTATTTCGTCCTCGCTTTTCTATCACTGAAGACGTTGAGCCCATTCTGTTGGCTCAAATTTCAAGGAATGCAACTGAGTTCGAAGtcttcaaatgcatttttccagaatcattatttatttttatcgcgCAGTGCACAAATGAACGATTGAGCattctaaaaaaacaaaaaagttataatattgCACCAACTGATGCatcagaaattaaaattttgttgggcATTACGCTTATAATGGGTTATAATCAACTTCCAGAGATTTCTGATTACTGGTCCCAAAATGAATCCATGGGAAATGAGTACATAAAAAAGGCGATGTCGCGAACTCGTTTTCAGACCTTAatgtcaaaattatattttaacttCCCTGAGAAACCTGAAGCAGCATCTAAGCTTTATTATATAGAAGAAGTTACCAATTGTTTGAAATATACGTTTGTCAAAACTCGTACCGATAGTTTGCGTCAAAGCATCGATGAGTCCATGGCAAAATTTAAAGGTCGATCTTCTCTAAAGCAATATCTTCCGATGAAGCCGACTAAACGTGGCataaaaatttggcaaaggTGTGATTCTAAAACTGGTTATAcatatgattttaatatttatgcggGTAAAGAGGAATGCTCAACATTATCAGGAACTTTAGGGGAGAGAGTCGTTTTTAAATTGTGCAAAACTATTCGAAATCCAGATACTGTGTTGGTTTTTGACCGTTTTTTCACCTCATATAATCTGATGAAAACTTTGCCATTTGCTTGCGTAGGAACATGTATTCAAAATAGAAAGAACTTGCCAACCATTAGTGACCGTTTGAAGAAAGGTGAATGTAAATTTTGCATTAGCGAAACCGGTATAATGGTAGCAAAATGGCAGGACTCACGTGAAGTTATTGTTATGAGTAACTGTCATAGTCCTACAATGTCCGTAGTCTTCAGAAAGCAAAAAGATGGTTCAAGGGTTGTTACTAACTGTCCTAAAGCATTGGCTTTCTATAATGAGAACATGGGAGGAGTTGACATATCTGATCAAAAGGTTAAAACTTATGAACAGAACAGAAAATCAAGCAAATGGTGGCGTAAAGTATTTTTCAAGCTTCTCATGACATCTATTGTAAATGCCCATATTGTTTATCAggaaaatatccacaaaaagtttcaactgaaaaattttattgttccaCTCGCAGAACAGCTCATTGCGCAAGGAAGAGTTGGGACAAAAGTCAAAAGGACATCTACAACAAAAGGACCCAGGTTAAAAgggcaaaaaaaatgttaa